One window of the Macaca thibetana thibetana isolate TM-01 chromosome 13, ASM2454274v1, whole genome shotgun sequence genome contains the following:
- the FOSL2 gene encoding fos-related antigen 2 isoform X1 — MYQDYPGNFDTSSRGSSGSPAHAESYSSGGGGQQKFRVDMPGSGSAFIPTINAITTSQDLQWMVQPTVITSMSNPYPRSHPYSPLPGLASVPGHMALPRPGVIKTIGTTVGRRRRDEQLSPEEEEKRRIRRERNKLAAAKCRNRRRELTEKLQAETEELEEEKSGLQKEIAELQKEKEKLEFMLVAHGPVCKISPEERRSPPAPGLQPMRSGGGAVGAVVVKQEPLEEDSPSSSSAGLDKAQRSVIKPISIAGGFYGEEPLHTPIVVTSTPAVTPGTSNLVFTYPSVLEQESPASPSESCSKAHRRSSSSGDQSSDSLNSPTLLAL; from the exons ATGTACCAGGATTATCCCGGGAACTTTGACACCTCGTCCCGGGGCAGCAGCGGCTCTCCTGCGCACGCCGAGTCGTACtccagcggcggcggcggccagCAG aAATTCCGGGTAGATATGCCTGGCTCAGGCAGTGCCTTCATCCCCACCATCAACGCCATCACGACCAGCCAGGACCTGCAGTGGATGGTGCAGCCTACAGTGATCACCTCCATGTCCAACCCGTACCCTCGCTCGCACCCCTACAGCCCCCTGCCGGGCCTGGCCTCTGTCCCTGGACACATGGCCCTCCCAAGACCTGGCGTGATCAAGACCATTGGCACCACCGTGGGCCGCAGAAGGAGAGATGAGCAG CTGTCTCCTGAAGAGGAGGAGAAGCGTCGCATCCGGAGGGAGAGGAACAAGCTGGCTGCAGCCAAGTGCCGGAACCGCCGCCGGGAGCTGACAGAGAAGCTGCAGGCG GAGacagaggagctggaggaggagaagtCAGGCCTGCAGAAGGAGATCGCTGAGctgcagaaggagaaggagaagctggAGTTCATGTTGGTGGCTCATGGCCCAGTGTGCAAGATTAGCCCCGAGGAGCGCCGatcacccccagcccctgggctgCAGCCCATGCGCAGTGGGGGTGGCGCGGTGGGCGCTGTAGTGGTGAAACAGGAGCCCCTGGAAGAGGACAGCCCCTCGTCCTCGTCGGCGGGGCTGGACAAGGCCCAGCGCTCTGTCATCAAGCCCATCAGCATTGCTGGGGGCTTCTACGGCGAGGAGCCCCTGCACACCCCTATCGTGGTGACCTCCACGCCTGCTGTCACTCCGGGCACCTCGAACCTCGTCTTCACCTATCCTAGCGTCCTGGAGCAGGAGTCACCCGCATCTCCCTCTGAGTCCTGCTCCAAGGCTCACCGCAGAAGCAGTAGCAGCGGGGACCAGTCATCAGACTCCTTGAACTCCCCCACTCTGCTGGCTCTGTAA
- the FOSL2 gene encoding fos-related antigen 2 isoform X2, which translates to MPGSGSAFIPTINAITTSQDLQWMVQPTVITSMSNPYPRSHPYSPLPGLASVPGHMALPRPGVIKTIGTTVGRRRRDEQLSPEEEEKRRIRRERNKLAAAKCRNRRRELTEKLQAETEELEEEKSGLQKEIAELQKEKEKLEFMLVAHGPVCKISPEERRSPPAPGLQPMRSGGGAVGAVVVKQEPLEEDSPSSSSAGLDKAQRSVIKPISIAGGFYGEEPLHTPIVVTSTPAVTPGTSNLVFTYPSVLEQESPASPSESCSKAHRRSSSSGDQSSDSLNSPTLLAL; encoded by the exons ATGCCTGGCTCAGGCAGTGCCTTCATCCCCACCATCAACGCCATCACGACCAGCCAGGACCTGCAGTGGATGGTGCAGCCTACAGTGATCACCTCCATGTCCAACCCGTACCCTCGCTCGCACCCCTACAGCCCCCTGCCGGGCCTGGCCTCTGTCCCTGGACACATGGCCCTCCCAAGACCTGGCGTGATCAAGACCATTGGCACCACCGTGGGCCGCAGAAGGAGAGATGAGCAG CTGTCTCCTGAAGAGGAGGAGAAGCGTCGCATCCGGAGGGAGAGGAACAAGCTGGCTGCAGCCAAGTGCCGGAACCGCCGCCGGGAGCTGACAGAGAAGCTGCAGGCG GAGacagaggagctggaggaggagaagtCAGGCCTGCAGAAGGAGATCGCTGAGctgcagaaggagaaggagaagctggAGTTCATGTTGGTGGCTCATGGCCCAGTGTGCAAGATTAGCCCCGAGGAGCGCCGatcacccccagcccctgggctgCAGCCCATGCGCAGTGGGGGTGGCGCGGTGGGCGCTGTAGTGGTGAAACAGGAGCCCCTGGAAGAGGACAGCCCCTCGTCCTCGTCGGCGGGGCTGGACAAGGCCCAGCGCTCTGTCATCAAGCCCATCAGCATTGCTGGGGGCTTCTACGGCGAGGAGCCCCTGCACACCCCTATCGTGGTGACCTCCACGCCTGCTGTCACTCCGGGCACCTCGAACCTCGTCTTCACCTATCCTAGCGTCCTGGAGCAGGAGTCACCCGCATCTCCCTCTGAGTCCTGCTCCAAGGCTCACCGCAGAAGCAGTAGCAGCGGGGACCAGTCATCAGACTCCTTGAACTCCCCCACTCTGCTGGCTCTGTAA